In Telopea speciosissima isolate NSW1024214 ecotype Mountain lineage chromosome 10, Tspe_v1, whole genome shotgun sequence, the DNA window CAAATTTAGAAttacaaagaagaagaacacataAATAAATGAAGTGTGTAAGTAACCAAGCACATCAATCCCAGGTCTACACCCCAGCTAACCTTGAAATTAGTAAAACTGGACACTTtgggaaaagtaaaaagaaaaggatcaaAAAGAGAATACGTGTACCTTTActttgtttttaaaatatagaagataaaaaaaaaaaaatgtctcatTTGATCATTTGTCTCTTCATGCAAGCTGAagggatgggatgggatgggatgggatgggaggggaggggaggggagggaaggTGATCGAGTCAATGAACGTCTCCCTCGGCCGAGACGAGACTTCAAGTTAGGGATTTATTTGATCATCAGGATTTGACAGAGTTGTTGGTATTGCAGGTTTTAATTTCTACTTGGGTGGAATAGAATAGGCTTAGAGTTAGAGAGCCCATTCATTGTCCCATAAAcagtttaattagtttattaTGTATTCATATGTTTGGAGTTGTCATTTCATACGACTATGCATGATGATACATCACTTTCATTTTGTCCTCCATTGTATCTGAGTATGACTCTTTATGGGTTCATGGGTTACtactttttcttcatttcaatGATCAACTCTAATCTCAAcgaacaaaaaaacagaaaaaaatgatCGGCCCTAATCTAAACCAATGGTTTACCATCTCTAAAATGGTGTTTGTGGGTTAcgttttcttcattttaatgATCAACTCTTAATCATTGGTTTAATTAGGTTACTTTATTCATTTTTAATCCATTCTTTGTAGATCAAATGTCTTATGGAGTAATGTGAAAGTGTTCTTCTTTGTGGGTGAagaaaatcttttgtttttttgttgctaAATGGTGTCTATGTGCATACGccattacacacacacacacgcattgAGTCAACATTGGATCTTATAAGAACCATAAAAGTCATGGGTCTCGACCAAGGGGTTTAGGAGAGACGAACTCACAACTAGAATCGATGGATGAAGAGAATAAATAGATTTGTCTCTTCACCATCggtgaaaagaaaatttcaatccAGTGAAACAAAATCAATACAACATTCATATGGATGCCCAACTCTATAATGAACCAATTCCAAAAGAAGTGGTCCCACTATATAGGCTTGCATCCATTTAGAGAGAGGAAAAATTTTAAAGGGGGAGAGGTTTTATGCACGGCCTTGCACACAACCATCGGATGGGAATAAGGAGGTGCACTTAGATGGGAATAAGGCCATAAGGGGGTGCATCATAGATCTTCATCCCCATCCAACAATTGTGTGCATGATCGTGCATCATATACGATCGTACATAAAatcttttgtaaaaaaaaaaaacatataaattcATCGttacttttgttttatttatttttttcttaccCATTTCTTGAGTGAATTGCAccgtgtctatctctctctctctccataatgACATCTTTACCCCTATTGGGTGATAccaagagagaaatagaggtAGAGAGTTCTAGCATAGGTCCCATACTTTATATCTCTcgcttctcttttcttttggatttttatcctctcacgTGCAGTGGACTgtccagtgcaccacacttgagaatccaactgTCCATCTAATacttgaaaagataaaaagatgtCATTGCCCGTGTTTTATAGTTGGATCCCTTTTCTTTCACTCTAAACATAACCTCCCGAACAGTGGTGACAAATCCATCTAATCCCACCATGGTTTGAGATATCAGTTTCAGATCGCTCGTATTGAGCAATCTATATCGGTATCGTTAGCCATTGATCCAATACTTTGCCGACATTGTATCAATGAAAATGGTACGTACAGACCTGTGGTAAAACAGTTAAAAaaccaaatttttatttaaagaaaaaataagggcAAACTCGGCAAAGACTGATAAATATGTGTCaatccatatcagtatccataTTAATTTCAAAAGTAACCGATACCCGATCCGATAccttgcactaaaaccatggattcAACTAAATCATAATTCTATCTACTAGCTAGGTAAGTCATTGGTTAACTCTGTCCTGACGACGAGCTTCATGGTTTTCagtgttttcttttgtttatctTTAGCATTGCAGGCTTGCAGCTTTAGATGGCAAATGGGACTCGTAGTTTTGGTTTTCAGTGCGGCCTTATTTAACAACAATTTTAATGTGTTCACAGCCTGACAGGAAAAGTGAATACCCACCTTAAATGGGGAGGATAAGACTCTTTTTAACTTGTCTTCCTAAACCTGGGAATGTCAAGGGTAATAAAGTCCTATATTTTGTCCCTTTTTATCCATTAATCCGTTTAGAGAAGAACAATTAGCTAAATGTTTACCTGGCGagtagaaaaagaatcacattatcttaatttataaaattatatatatagaaataacttAATCGTATAGACggacaaaaaatatattttagatatttttttaCCATCAGATTATCAAACGAATTGACTAATAATCGATCGAATAGagagattatcatattcgtatctaATTAGTCTTCGAACGGATTCAGATtttcctaaacggatacgaaagCAGATCGAATATCCTTTGACATCCTTAGATGCAGACAATAAATTAAAAGTCCAACTTAAGCCTACTGATAATGGGccccaaataacaaaaaaaaattcatacaaTAATGAATTTAAAATGGGAAGAAAAGTTTCtgtcaaaaaaagaaaatgggaagaaaagcTAGGAaattcaaacttaaaaaatagcaaaaaagcAACAGAAAATATGAAATATTAGAATAGAAAACGAATAATAATACAGAGTAATGAAATGGATCGAATTTCAATGACTTGATATGTCAAAAGTTCTAAAACAAAACAGAACTAGAAACTTAGAGGTAAAAAAGAACAAATCTATGTAGCAAGTGGCAGTAGAACATGTTGGGTTTGGTGGCTTTTATTTTGATCGGTTGAAGGTTTGATTTAATGATTTAGATGGATTAatggagaaaaaagagagtgaaTGGGATACTCACAAGGTTGAGTCTTTCAAACGAGTGAAGGAGGTAGAGTCTTTTTTCAAGTAGTAGAGTTTTCCTAGGAATTGAAATCTTTTTTCAAGTAGTAGAGTTTTCCTAGGAGGTGGAGTCTTCACAAGGTGGGGCCTTCCTTGTAGGTGGAAGAGTGGAGTCTTCCAAAGGAGTGGAAGTGGTTAGTGGGGTTTTCCAAGAGACACATTGGAAGAAGTGTGTAACGACTAATGAGTTTtttctaaggagagagaaaatgaaattcTGCCCAACAAggtagaaaaggagagagagttaATTGGTTTTCTCTTAGAGAGAGTGGGTGTTGATTCAAGTGAAGACCCAAGTAAGAGTCCAAGAGGTACAACGTGAGTGCAACCTGTGTACAAGGACTAAGAGAGGAGCCAAGGTGAAGGTATGTAGAGAGTAGAGTGAATTGGAGATGAGAGAAGAGTGCATATGGGTGCTTGGGTTTGGGTATCAAATCGCAAGGGTTATATTGTTTTCTCTTCACTTGATTCATAGTGAAAGTGGGATCTCACTCCGTAGATATAGACGGTTTTgttgaaccacataaatctattatctcttcttttatgtatgtgtttattttcttttgtattttttgttgatCTTGCACAAATCGTAAAGAGAAAATTGAAAAGTTTGTTTTTCCAACCCTAACAAAACCTGTAATAGAAATAGATGAAGAAATTAGAGGGTTCCCTTCGATGCGTGCGTGCAGTTTGAGGAAAGGGTAGTTGTAAAAAACTCTTAAAATAaggggtattttagggttttaaaggGGCTGCTACAGTAAAATGGGTTGGGCTTGGAAAAGAGATTGGGATATTGACATCATGAGGATCTTTCCCCAAAGAAGAaataggggaaaaagaaaagaaattgatgGGAAAAGACTGAGgtacaaataaaagaaacaagagaaaggaTTTCGCCAGATACGATAAAAAAGATTAGAAATCACTCCTGGAAACCAATAGTATCAATAGCTTATAGCAGAGTTGAAGCAAGAGGCAAAAGGTTTTCAATTTGTAATGGCGGaacagggaaaaaaaagaggtttgGAAGATCTAGTTTTATAGTTTAATTTCGGCGATTAGTGACATGTTGATTAGAGGACGGTTTACCCATTATCCTAGGCTTCATAAACCTttcctaggattttagtatgttccaaaataacCTCGTGATACCCATTTTCACCCTCTCCTGCCCCCTCAAAATGGGGATCCATTAACCGTGGGTaaagggaaactcggtccagAAGGTAACTCTCTCATTGCTAAAGTGATTAAACTTTCCTTCAACGCTTCTAATTATCATAGATGGACTGAAAGAAACCATACTCTTCCTAAACAAAGCAGTCCAACCAATTCAGAGTATTTGGAATATAAAGAATGATGTGAGATTGAAATTTCTTCATGGCACTCATAAATCTGTGGACAGACTTGAAACTCTATCTACTCTTATTGTATCAAATGGGTAAATTGGGAGTCGCTTGCTTTCGGTTGGATTGCTCTTAATACTTAAAactctctctttgttttggCTAGAGTTGTTCATCTTACCAAGTCGGTGATCTAGTTAGAGCTTGAAGGGAGTATAGAATAATCAAGGTTTaccataggggtgtcaattctaggcccaCACTAACCCGACCCAACCTGACCTGTAAGTCCCGAGATTGGCCCAGACTGTTTATTAAACGTGTCGAACTTAAGACCGACTGCCTAAGAGTTCGACTCAACCGGATCCCTAAGAACCCGATTAAGCCTGATTGTTGCTGGATTGCTATTGTTgtagataaattttttttaatgagatatTGTTGTAGATAAATTTGATGAATAAATCTAAATCTTTATCATCAATGAGTCCTTTTGCAATAATCAAGTTTTCAAATCGATCTATTATCTTGATAATACaggtttttgaaaattaaagCATTTAATTAATAGCCCGTttagagatgaattttttaATAATCTGTTTAAGGCCCATTTAGAGATAAATTGTTCAATAATCCGTCTAAGGTCCGTTTAGAGATGAATTATTAAATAATCCGTCTAAGGCCCGTTTATCCGAATGAGTAGTAGCTAGGGTCGCAactgggtcgggttgggccaggctttttaaaacctCAGTCCAATCCTGAGTCACCTTATCTGGACCCAGATTCGGCCCGACCCTTACTCAAgacctgaaaaatccaaccctgacccgccctcagggttgggttgggtcaggCTAATCCTAATTGGTCTTGATCATTAAGACgggaaagggagatgcatgggctgggtTGGttcggggagaaaattatcaaaacttacataaaataacactataataaaatatataatatcacttattatcttcatatataataaacTATATATAGCAAAATGGTGTGTggcatttaaagtttataatatactTTATAGTTTATCATAAAACAGGGTCAGGCTGGGTCAAACTGGGTTCGAGTCAGTCCGAGTCCTCAACCCTGTCTCAAGGTCAGAAAGTTCCAgacttgacccgccctcaaggttaaGACTCTCAACCCAGGCCATGTTCGGACTTAGGGtgggccaaaaaaaaaacaaaaaaactgagGCAGCCCATGCTTTGGAAGTCAAGAGTTGaggtttattcaatcatgaATCATCTACTAATGGTCCTCATACATTTATGGAGCTACAGAAGAAGCATATTTTGGTTAAAAGATTAGGGATAGGGATTCCATTACAAAGGGCCCAATTAAGAAAGACTATCATGCTTCATCTAACACAACTGAATCAAGTGTTATAGGAGCAATGGTTGGATCATCAACAATGGCCTTAAGATCTGTAGTGTCACTCCCCAAATAAGCTTTTAAGGTTGCAACAACAATCCCACCAACACATTTTCTCATTAGCTCTCTGGAACCACTTCCATTCTTGCAGCTAATCTCTGAAAACCATCCAATAATGCCTGATGGATCATCATTTAACATATCCATATGACCATAATTAGTAGCCACCATATGACCCTTAGTGGGTTTACATTCCTTGAAGAACTCCTCATGATTCACTTCCTTAGGAGCACAAGCACAGAACAAGACATTCTTCTTTTTATCTCCCAACCCTGTTCCCACCACCATTACTGGGATTCCAAGATTGAGAGATTCTTCTTTGTAGGTAAGGATTTTTGGTTCCACTTGATTATCTTTACTTTTTCCTGCAACTGGGTCTATTCCTATTAACACAGAAAAGCTAAGTGATGTCTTAGCATAAGTTCCTAATGCGAGGGCGAAAGCTGCTTTGCCACCTCTGCTATGGCCTGTAAGTGCAAGCTTGGTGAGATCTGCAGTAATATTTTCAGGAAGCAACGATTGAAGGCCTTTGGAAAACCAGTTTGTGACCTCAGCCGCATAGTTTATCTCGTCACAGCCCGAAGCAGTCGGTAACAGGGGATTGTATAGCtaaaaattaaaccaaattagATAATTATTTTACAAAAATGAAAATCACAAACAAGAAGTACATAGTTGCACACAAAAAATTTATGTGGTTCAGCAAGATTACCTATGTCCACAGCGAAATAGgatttgtttcactatcaaCGAAGAATGGGGTTACAGCCATTTGTCCTTGGATTTGGCTCTTGTGCAGCTGTGCCGGGAGCTGCACAGCAcgaaaaccaccccaaatacaaagggggggggggggggggttgtggtcatttcacatgtgaggcccaggtgggacccacctgtgaaagcactaccttacccctgtttttgcgGTTGTTTAGCGGTGCTGCACctgtgcagctcccgccacggctgcacaagatctttttcccttggCCTCATACCTTATTCAGTTACTTAATGGGAAAGAAACCTCACTACAAATTTATAACAAAACTCTATACAAAAATTTTACCAAAACACTAGTAtagtctttaaaaaaaaagggaatgaagAAAGATGCCCTTCGGAATTAGCCCACTAAGTGGTGGAAAAAAAACATTTGCTGCTACCCGAgctcaaaaccaaagaaatggaataattcacttccccttcgGGGGTTCACAATATCCTCaaaggtttttgtatttttcaaaataccctttgagattccatttctttggatGCAAACCCAGGTAGCAGGAAAGTTCTTGCAACCCctagcagcaaaattttgtccACTTAATGGCCCCTACAGTCTCTTAACAGTCCTTCAGAATCAACCCACTTATGCAAGCAAGGGAATGAAAGATATAGGCATGGATTCTTCACTAAATGTATATATAATGATGAGAAGACAAACCTGGGGAGCGATAGATATATATCCATGGGAAGCTATATGTGTGAGAAGCTTTGAGTAAAAGGAATTATAGAGAGCAAAGCCatgaagaaagaggagaacagGGTAAGTGCCTTCTTTCAGTGGTGTGAATACTAACAATGacttgggaggaggaggagaagcaaTTGATAAATCCCCACTATCTACACTTATGGGCTTCACTTCATACTTTCCTGTTTCAAAGACACTTCTAGTTGTGGTAATTGCAGTGCTCAAACTGGGCTTAACTTGCAATAGGgccatctctctttttctctctctctttagaaCCTACTTACCCTATTAAAACTGATCAAGCCTCagctcctatttataggggaaaacCTTTGAGACAAataatggtttggtttggtttggtttatgAATGAAATGATCTGGAGAATACAAATTAAGTAGCTGCTTTCAACAGAGGTCCCTTCTGAGCATGATAAGGAGGTGAACGTGATAGCaattaaagagagaaaaaagtggtggtggtggtgggggaggTGTTTAATCTTTATGCACTTTTGGGGAGTGATGGAGGTGTTTACTGTTTACACACTTGCTACTGCTGCGCGCGGGGCTGCCCCAACTGCTCTGTTGCTCAGACACAGCAAGACGTAAAATGACCGTCTtacgccttgctgtgtctgcaCAGCAGGGCAGTTGGGGCAGCCGTGCAGTAGACGATCCAGATCCTTAAATGGAGGTTTGTTTGCTATATTGAGTATTGACTGCTGAAATGAATAGGTATGGTAAGGTTTTGGAGTAAATTTAAGACAAAGATACATTACCAACCATAATAGCCTAAACTAAAAAACGCCTACCAGTGTTTCTGTCTGGGTGCATTACACATAGATTGATAAAcgtgtttgtttcttttatctAAGAGACTTAAAACGTGGTGCATGAAAGGAATAGGAAGTGTGCAATGCCGACTAGGATGAGAACTGTATGTTTGAAACAAGAAGATAAGCCGGCCCGACCTTGTCTTCGTACGATGACCTGAGTTGGACTCCACCCATGTGGGTGGTCCTCAGATCCCAAAGAGTGTCCTCATATGAGGACCCGAACCGTACTCCACCCATGTGGGTGGTGCTGAGGTCCCAAGGACTGTGATGGgtcacaaagaaagaaaaatggggaaataaagaagaacttgagaaaaagaaaacagagtaaaagaagaagaaagaaaaatatgagaaacTTCTCAACTTCCGACTTATCTTCCTTTCTATTGATCAAATGTATTTATACAAGTACATAACCAATTCTGTTATCCATTATTCTACTTTCTTAGTATTACATTTAAGTCCTTCCTTTCACATTTTATATTCTTGATGCCAGGCTGGCTTCTTGACTGGTCTCCTGTGTCTACCAGTTATATTAGTGCCATCTGTTGATGACACCTCCCTATTTGAGCTGGTATCATCCCTTATGTCTTCAAAAGacaccttgtcctcaaggtggAATGCTCGGTAGAGAGTATGAAATTCCCGTGCATCCTCCCAAGAAGCCTCTACCAAGGGTAAGTTTTTCCATTGAATCAAAACTTGAGGGACCCATACTCCTGGTCTGAGAATCTTTCTAACTGCTATCATAGCCAAGGGTACAAATTGAGGAGAATTGTCAACATTTGCAACAGGTAAAGGGAGGGGCTGAATGAGGTCGATGTGATCCCCTCTGAAAGGTTTAAGAGTTGAAACATGAAACACCTGATGTATTTTGGAATGCTCTGGTAATGTGATTTTGTAAGCCACAGAATTAATTCGCTGCTCAACAGGAAATGGACCAAAAAATTTTGGAGCCAGCTTATTGGAAGATCTATTGGCAACAGTAGTTTGCCTATAAGGTTGAAGCTTGACTAACACCAAATCACCCACTTGTAACTGTAATTCAGTCCTGTGTTTGTCAGCTTGCTTCTTCATTACAGCTTGGCTCTTGCTCAAATGAGTTTTAAGCCGCTATAGAATGTCTTCTCTAGTGCCCAAATCCTGATCCAATAACTCCAGATTGCTAGTCCCTCTGCAATAAACTGGAATGGAGGGAGGAGTCCAAAAACAGCTTGAAAAGGAGTCATTCCAATAGAAGAGTGAAATGCAGTGTTATAGTGAAACTCGGCAAGATACAAGAATTGGGTCCATTGATGAGGCTGATCTGCTACAAAACTTCTGAGATATTGTTGTAAACATCTATTCACAACTTCTGTTTGGCCATCTGTTTGTGGATGGTATGAAGAACTCATCCTCAACTGTCTCCCTTGTAACTTGAACAGTTGTTGCCAAAACTTACTAAGAAAAACAGGATCTTTGTTACTCACAATAGATCTTGGTAAACCATGATGCCTGCAGACCATAGCCATGAACAACTCAGCAACTTTATGAGCATTAAAATGAGATGGCAATGGACCAAAATGTGCAGCTTTCGTCAATCTGTCCACAACCACCAAGATGACTGTAAAACCACATGATTGAGGCAGACTGGTGATATAATCCACACAAAAACGCCAAgtcccatctttttttttaacaaccAACACAGGGGAACTAAATGCACTGGTGCTAGGCTGTATAATGCCTTGTGTCAACATGTCATCCACCAATTTTTCAATCTCATTCTTCTGATAATAAGGATATCTATAAGGTTTAATATTGACAGCCTTAGTATTATCCGCCAACACAATCTTATGATCAGTTACCCTAGGTGGAGGCAGAGATTGTGGTTCAGAAAATACCTTCTCATATTGGTGTAACGGCTTCTGGATAGCACTAGGAAGGTCAGTAGTACAAGAAAACAACTGGGTAGATGGGAAGGACTACTCCTGAGGCAATAATTGCAAACAGAATACCGTTCCTCCATGATCATGAATAAATTGCAAATTATTGCTAGAAATAAGCCCAGCAGTTGAACTATTTTCACCTTGTAGATGCACTCGTTTGCCTTCCCACTGGAATTCCATAGTCAACTTAGCATAATCTGTGACAATAGGGCCCAATAGCTGCAACCATTGAACTCCCAAAATTATATCAGCTCCTTGCAACGGAATCCAAAAGGAATGATCTTGGAGCACCAACTCTACTCTGGAACACATTCCAATGTAAGTAATGTACTCCCCATTTCCCACCAGCACCCTAAAATGAGGGGAAGGAGTGATGGTTGAGCCAAGAATTTTAGCCACTTTTTCTTGAATGAAATTGTGGGTGCTACCCCCATCAATTAACACTTGCAGCTGTTTGTGTGATATCTGGCCCTGCATTCTCAGAGTCTGAGGTGTTTGATGACCCATAAGTGCATGAAGATTGATGGCTGGACTAGCATCGACAGTCTCCATAGCCCCTGCATAAGGATCTATACTAGCTTCCTCCTCTAATACAGGTATGGAATCCTCATAATCCGCTCCTTCAAACCAGAAACATGCACCTTTATTCTTACACTTATGGTTTGGAGTATATTTTTCATCGCAAGAAAAACACaagcctttttctcttttttcttgaatTTGCATTTGGGTCAATTTTCTTCCAGGTCCTCTATTCGTTTCTGAAGGTGATGGCAATGCTGCATCTGGTCTTGGATTCAAGATTGGGGATGATACTCCAATTCTTGGTTGCCACGACCTAGTAGCCATCTGCATGTCTT includes these proteins:
- the LOC122641795 gene encoding chlorophyllase-1, chloroplastic-like; this translates as MALLQVKPSLSTAITTTRSVFETGKYEVKPISVDSGDLSIASPPPPKSLLVFTPLKEGTYPVLLFLHGFALYNSFYSKLLTHIASHGYISIAPQLYNPLLPTASGCDEINYAAEVTNWFSKGLQSLLPENITADLTKLALTGHSRGGKAAFALALGTYAKTSLSFSVLIGIDPVAGKSKDNQVEPKILTYKEESLNLGIPVMVVGTGLGDKKKNVLFCACAPKEVNHEEFFKECKPTKGHMVATNYGHMDMLNDDPSGIIGWFSEISCKNGSGSRELMRKCVGGIVVATLKAYLGSDTTDLKAIVDDPTIAPITLDSVVLDEA